The following coding sequences are from one Cervus canadensis isolate Bull #8, Minnesota chromosome 4, ASM1932006v1, whole genome shotgun sequence window:
- the LOC122439263 gene encoding olfactory receptor 2G2-like, whose amino-acid sequence MQWTNDSRLRGFILVGFSDRPQLELILFGVILFLYFMTLLGNSTIILVSLLDSKLHYPMYFFLSHLSFLDLCFTSSIIPQLLVNLGSSDKSITYGGCVVQLYVSLALGSTECVLLAVMSYDRYVAVCRPLHYAFVMHPRVCNILASMAWLSGVTTTLIQSTLTLQLPFCGNRKVDHFFCEVPVLIKLACVDTTFNQAELFVASVLFLVVPLSLILMSYGNIAQAVLKIKSAIGRRKAFRTCSSHLLVVIIFYGTIIFMYLQPAKSRSKDQGKFVSLFYTVVTPMLNPLIYTLRNKEVKAALKKILGKTL is encoded by the coding sequence ATGCAGTGGACCAATGACAGCAGACTCCGTGGGTTCATCCTGGTAGGTTTTTCTGACCGACCTCAATTAGAGCTCATTCTCTTTGGGGTAATCTTGTTTCTTTACTTCATGACGCTCCTCGGCAACTCTACCATCATCCTTGTATCCCTCTTGGACTCTAAACTCCATTatcccatgtactttttcctctccCATCTCTCCTTCCTGGACCTTTGCTTCACCAGCAGTATTATTCCTCAGCTTTTAgtcaacctggggagttcagaTAAGTCTATCACATATGGTGGCTGTGTGGTTCAGCTCTATGTCTCCCTTGCCCTGGGATCCACGGAGTGTGTCCTTCTGGCTGTTAtgtcctatgaccgctatgttgcAGTCTGCCGTCCTCTACATTATGCCTTTGTCATGCACCCTCGGGTCTGTAACATCCTGGCCTCTATGGCGTGGCTCAGTGGGGTGACGACCACCCTTATACAGTCCACCCTCACCCTACAACTCCCTTTTTGTGGGAATCGCAAAGTGgatcatttcttctgtgaagtTCCTGTGCTCATCAAGTTGGCTTGTGTGGACACCACTTTCAACCAGGCAGAGCTCTTTGTGGCTAGTGTCTTATTCTTGGTGGTGCCGTTGTCACTCATCTTGATGTCCTATGGGAACATTGCTCAAGCAGTTCTgaagataaagtcagccattggACGACGTAAAGCATTTAggacctgctcctcccacctgctGGTTGTCATCATTTTCTATGGAACCATTATCTTCATGTATCTGCAGCCAGCCAAGAGTAGATCCAAGGACCAGGGAAAGTTTGTGTCCCTCTTCTACACTGTGGTGACGCCCATGCTTAACCCCCTTATTTATACCCTGAGAAATAAGGAAGTCAAAGCAGCACTGAAAAAAATTCTGGGGAAAACTTTATGA